The proteins below are encoded in one region of Geomonas ferrireducens:
- a CDS encoding disulfide isomerase DsbC N-terminal domain-containing protein yields the protein MFKRFTFLCLAVLVLSACSKPPAKEQVQAAVKKFIPMDFVVLQVSEVKGIDGLYEAAISVGGHPVIFYVDKKCDYIFTGSMMSTETKANLTTEAQAKFLKK from the coding sequence ATGTTCAAACGCTTCACCTTTCTCTGTCTTGCGGTGCTCGTTCTTTCCGCGTGCTCCAAGCCTCCCGCAAAGGAGCAGGTGCAGGCGGCGGTCAAGAAGTTCATCCCGATGGACTTCGTCGTGCTGCAGGTCTCGGAGGTCAAGGGGATCGATGGGCTTTACGAAGCTGCCATCAGCGTGGGCGGCCACCCGGTCATTTTCTACGTCGACAAAAAGTGCGACTACATCTTCACCGGCAGCATGATGTCTACCGAGACCAAGGCAAACCTCACGACCGAGGCGCAGGCGAAATTCCTGAAGAAGTAG
- the aroC gene encoding chorismate synthase has translation MFRYLTAGESHGPQLTAIVEGVPSGLKLTENDINVDLARRQGGYGRGGRMKIETDRVRILSGVRWGETLGSPITLVVENSDWVNWEQRMSPYAEFRDDSIRVTRARPGHADLPGAMKYAHNDVRNILERSSARETAIRVAVGAVAKAYLTRFGISVTGCVTELGGVRAERPADASVKELQEKIAKSPVYTYDEKAEVEMMEAIDRAKDAGDTLGGVVEVRVNGLPVGLGSHVQWDRRLDARLAAAVMSIQAFKGVELGAGFETARLPGSKVHDEIFFDEQRVARGEKTGFYRNTNRAGGLEGGITNGEEIVIYGAMKPIPTLYTPLKSVDMVSKEPFEATVERSDCCAVPAASVVAEAVVAIEIAGAFKEKFGGDSVSETARNYSSYIEYLREF, from the coding sequence ATGTTCAGATACCTTACCGCGGGCGAGTCGCACGGTCCGCAGTTGACCGCCATCGTCGAAGGGGTCCCCTCGGGGCTCAAGCTCACCGAGAACGACATCAACGTGGACCTCGCCCGCAGGCAGGGGGGGTACGGGCGCGGCGGCCGCATGAAGATCGAGACGGACCGGGTGCGCATTCTCTCCGGTGTGCGCTGGGGCGAGACGCTTGGCTCCCCCATCACCCTGGTGGTGGAAAACTCGGACTGGGTGAACTGGGAACAGCGCATGTCCCCTTACGCTGAGTTTCGTGACGACAGCATCCGGGTCACCCGGGCGCGTCCCGGACACGCCGACCTGCCGGGGGCGATGAAATACGCCCATAACGACGTGCGCAACATACTCGAGCGCTCCAGCGCCCGCGAGACCGCAATTCGCGTTGCCGTAGGAGCGGTGGCGAAGGCTTATCTCACCCGCTTCGGCATTTCGGTCACCGGCTGCGTGACCGAACTCGGGGGCGTCAGGGCGGAGCGTCCCGCCGATGCGAGTGTGAAGGAGTTGCAGGAGAAAATTGCCAAGTCTCCGGTCTACACCTACGACGAGAAAGCCGAGGTGGAGATGATGGAGGCGATCGATCGGGCGAAGGACGCGGGTGACACCCTGGGCGGCGTGGTCGAGGTGCGCGTGAACGGTCTCCCCGTGGGGCTTGGGAGTCATGTGCAGTGGGACAGAAGGCTTGACGCCCGTCTCGCGGCAGCGGTGATGAGCATCCAGGCTTTCAAGGGGGTCGAGCTAGGCGCCGGGTTCGAGACGGCCCGTCTGCCGGGTTCGAAGGTGCACGACGAGATCTTCTTCGACGAGCAGCGCGTGGCGCGCGGTGAGAAGACCGGGTTCTACCGCAACACCAACCGTGCAGGAGGGCTCGAAGGGGGGATCACCAATGGCGAGGAGATCGTCATCTACGGTGCGATGAAGCCGATCCCGACCCTGTACACGCCGCTTAAGTCGGTGGACATGGTTTCCAAGGAACCGTTCGAGGCGACCGTTGAGCGCTCCGACTGCTGCGCGGTTCCGGCCGCGTCGGTGGTTGCCGAGGCCGTAGTGGCGATCGAGATCGCCGGCGCCTTCAAGGAGAAGTTCGGCGGCGACTCCGTTTCCGAAACGGCGCGGAATTACTCGTCCTACATCGAGTACCTGCGGGAGTTTTAA
- a CDS encoding shikimate kinase, whose protein sequence is MNIRNIFLTGFMGCGKTTVGHVLAQRLGWAFVDLDHAIVEDAGMSVKEIFAAHGEPYFRELESRVLVRIAAGSGQVISTGGGAVIDRGNRAVMRQYGRIVNLQADVPTIVARVSGNSERPLLADDASVEKVRTMLKAREEFYADADLRIDTTGKDVAGVVDELIDSLKRYP, encoded by the coding sequence ATGAATATCCGGAACATTTTTCTTACCGGTTTCATGGGGTGCGGCAAGACGACGGTCGGCCATGTGCTGGCGCAGAGGCTAGGCTGGGCGTTCGTGGATCTCGACCACGCCATCGTGGAAGACGCGGGGATGAGCGTCAAGGAGATCTTCGCGGCACACGGCGAGCCGTACTTTCGCGAACTTGAGTCGCGGGTGCTGGTCAGAATCGCCGCAGGCAGCGGCCAGGTCATCTCGACCGGAGGGGGGGCCGTCATCGACCGCGGCAACCGTGCCGTCATGCGCCAGTACGGCCGCATCGTCAACCTACAAGCCGATGTACCGACCATCGTGGCGCGGGTGAGCGGCAACAGCGAACGCCCCCTGCTCGCCGACGACGCTTCCGTGGAAAAGGTCCGTACCATGTTAAAGGCCCGCGAAGAGTTCTACGCCGATGCCGATCTGCGCATCGACACCACCGGCAAGGACGTCGCCGGGGTCGTAGACGAGTTAATCGATTCTTTGAAGAGGTATCCGTGA
- the aroB gene encoding 3-dehydroquinate synthase, giving the protein MNVQHIEVALGERSYDIELGAGILGGVGALCRALGLSGTAAVVSNTTVAPLYCETVRASLEEAGYRAVEVILPDGEAYKNSATLNLIYDGLVDASLDRGSFILALGGGVIGDMAGFAAASFLRGIPFVQLPTTLLSQVDSSVGGKTGINHPRGKNLIGAFYQPKAVLIDVNTLDTLPEREYRSGLGEIVKYGAVLDGDFFTFLEQNVEKLLARDKEALIHAVARSCAIKAKVVALDEREGGVRAVLNYGHTLGHAVETLTEYTGYLHGEAVAIGMVQAAKISQHYGYCSDPDRKRIDALVEALGLPAELPAFPAERYAEALSHDKKVRDKGLLFICNRGIGSYKMERVTDLKALLEICGIGE; this is encoded by the coding sequence GTGAACGTTCAGCATATCGAAGTGGCACTGGGAGAGCGCAGTTACGACATCGAACTGGGGGCAGGCATCCTGGGAGGTGTCGGCGCCCTCTGCCGAGCTCTCGGCCTCTCCGGTACCGCGGCCGTCGTCTCCAACACCACCGTGGCTCCCCTTTACTGCGAAACGGTGCGTGCTTCCCTTGAGGAGGCTGGATACCGAGCGGTTGAGGTCATCCTTCCGGACGGTGAAGCGTACAAAAACAGCGCGACCCTGAACCTCATATATGACGGTCTGGTTGACGCATCATTGGATCGGGGCTCCTTCATACTTGCCCTGGGCGGCGGGGTGATCGGGGACATGGCTGGCTTTGCCGCGGCAAGTTTTCTGCGCGGCATCCCCTTCGTACAGCTCCCCACCACGCTCCTTTCGCAGGTCGACTCGAGCGTCGGCGGCAAGACCGGCATCAATCACCCCCGCGGCAAGAACCTGATCGGCGCCTTCTACCAACCTAAGGCGGTACTGATCGACGTAAACACCCTGGACACGCTGCCGGAGCGGGAGTACCGAAGCGGCCTGGGCGAGATCGTGAAGTACGGCGCCGTGCTCGACGGCGACTTCTTCACCTTTCTCGAGCAGAACGTCGAGAAGCTCCTCGCCCGCGACAAGGAAGCGCTCATCCACGCAGTTGCGCGCAGCTGCGCCATCAAGGCGAAGGTGGTCGCTCTGGACGAGAGGGAAGGGGGGGTACGTGCAGTGCTTAACTACGGTCACACGCTCGGCCACGCCGTGGAGACGCTGACTGAGTACACCGGCTACCTGCACGGCGAGGCGGTTGCCATCGGCATGGTACAGGCGGCCAAAATATCCCAGCACTACGGTTACTGCAGCGATCCCGATCGCAAACGCATCGACGCCCTTGTCGAGGCCCTTGGGCTGCCTGCCGAACTTCCCGCCTTCCCGGCCGAACGCTACGCGGAGGCGCTTTCCCACGACAAGAAGGTGCGCGATAAGGGGCTGCTCTTCATCTGCAACCGGGGCATCGGCTCCTACAAGATGGAACGGGTCACCGACCTCAAAGCACTTCTGGAGATCTGCGGCATAGGAGAGTGA
- a CDS encoding tetratricopeptide repeat protein, producing MVEDALSFWTEIQRYEDLLAKDAKSLCFAPLSELYRKLGLLDDAISVARKGCAAHPEYPLGLLALGNACYAKGESTDACQALEKAVELKPDHIQAMKLLSQIYVELGRVDAARNILGRVLQRDPEDLESAMLLGSIVSMAPSASAEDEILEEVEIIEELEDVIEEAPDRAPAPFVSQPVSAPKHAVQKSTPVSETDDFWAIEDLEGEPELEEAPPAAASRPGAPDPLTTATLAELYVSQGFLEKAQNIYRELLTAHPGNPQYRLRLEELAELQELQLSPVDLSSAQAPAATPPPDAPVAPQIASAPVAVAPDLFVEPAGLAEAAAPVAAPFAPSLPTASEEIPAAAAGLSAAFAGMESPAEQEAAPLENPGHEDAGGTELGVESALERWLENIRRRKDGV from the coding sequence ATGGTAGAGGACGCCTTATCGTTTTGGACGGAGATACAGCGCTACGAAGACCTGCTGGCTAAGGACGCCAAGTCGCTGTGCTTTGCACCGCTCTCCGAACTGTACCGGAAGCTCGGGCTGTTGGACGACGCCATCTCTGTTGCCCGCAAAGGGTGCGCGGCTCATCCCGAATACCCACTCGGCCTTCTCGCCCTGGGCAACGCCTGCTATGCGAAGGGGGAGTCTACGGATGCCTGCCAGGCACTGGAGAAGGCGGTAGAGCTCAAGCCGGACCACATCCAGGCCATGAAGCTTTTGAGCCAGATATACGTCGAGCTGGGCCGGGTCGATGCGGCGCGCAATATCCTGGGGCGCGTCCTGCAGCGGGACCCGGAGGACCTGGAAAGTGCGATGTTGTTGGGCTCGATTGTATCAATGGCACCTTCTGCTTCAGCCGAGGACGAGATCCTGGAGGAGGTCGAGATTATTGAGGAGCTGGAGGACGTGATCGAAGAGGCGCCCGATCGTGCGCCGGCGCCCTTCGTCTCTCAACCAGTTTCGGCACCCAAGCATGCGGTGCAAAAATCGACGCCTGTGTCGGAAACGGATGATTTCTGGGCCATCGAGGACCTCGAAGGGGAGCCGGAGTTGGAGGAAGCCCCCCCGGCTGCCGCGTCCCGTCCGGGCGCACCGGACCCGCTGACCACCGCGACCCTTGCCGAACTCTACGTGTCGCAGGGCTTTCTTGAGAAGGCGCAGAACATCTATCGCGAGCTCCTCACCGCCCATCCCGGCAATCCGCAGTACCGCTTGAGGCTCGAGGAACTGGCCGAACTGCAGGAGCTGCAGCTTAGCCCGGTCGATCTCTCGTCCGCCCAGGCACCCGCTGCAACACCGCCTCCAGATGCACCCGTAGCACCGCAAATAGCGTCAGCACCGGTAGCAGTTGCTCCTGACCTTTTCGTGGAGCCGGCCGGCCTCGCCGAGGCGGCAGCGCCAGTGGCCGCGCCCTTTGCACCTTCATTGCCGACCGCCTCCGAAGAGATCCCCGCTGCCGCAGCAGGTTTATCCGCTGCCTTTGCCGGGATGGAATCGCCGGCTGAACAGGAGGCCGCTCCGCTTGAAAATCCCGGTCACGAAGACGCGGGGGGGACGGAATTGGGCGTGGAAAGCGCGCTTGAGCGCTGGCTGGAAAACATAAGGAGAAGAAAAGATGGGGTTTAA
- a CDS encoding roadblock/LC7 domain-containing protein, which yields MGFKAILREIVEESGGGLGGVIMGYDGIAIEEFLREESGVDVQTMTVEYASVLKEIKRTVGVLKTGDLEEVSIISERCCVIVRGISDEFFVALVLPADGNFGKARYLLKRAAPGLREELK from the coding sequence ATGGGGTTTAAGGCAATCCTGCGGGAGATCGTCGAGGAGAGCGGAGGGGGGCTGGGCGGCGTCATCATGGGGTATGACGGCATCGCCATCGAGGAATTTCTGCGTGAAGAGAGCGGCGTGGACGTACAGACCATGACCGTCGAATACGCCTCGGTGCTCAAGGAGATCAAAAGAACGGTCGGCGTGCTGAAAACGGGCGACCTGGAAGAGGTTTCCATCATCAGCGAGAGGTGCTGCGTCATCGTGCGAGGCATAAGCGATGAGTTCTTCGTGGCTTTGGTGCTTCCCGCCGACGGCAACTTCGGAAAGGCCCGCTACCTCTTGAAACGTGCCGCGCCCGGGCTCAGGGAGGAACTCAAATGA
- the aroQ gene encoding type II 3-dehydroquinate dehydratase encodes MKVLVLHGPNLNLLGVREPGVYGTMTLDGINKELTILAEELSLELKILQSNSEGDLVDAIQGAMADCRGILINPAAYTHTSVAIRDAIAATALPAVEVHLSNVHAREAFRSHSYIAPVAVGQICGFGADSYLLGLRALAKRLGK; translated from the coding sequence CTGAAGGTGCTCGTTTTACACGGGCCGAACCTGAACCTCCTCGGGGTCAGGGAGCCTGGCGTCTACGGAACCATGACCCTTGATGGGATCAACAAGGAGCTTACCATTTTGGCCGAAGAGTTGTCGCTGGAGCTCAAGATCCTGCAAAGCAACAGCGAAGGCGACCTGGTGGACGCCATCCAGGGTGCCATGGCGGACTGTCGCGGCATCCTGATCAACCCTGCCGCTTATACCCACACGAGCGTCGCCATCCGCGACGCGATCGCTGCCACGGCGCTTCCGGCCGTGGAGGTGCACCTCTCCAACGTCCACGCCCGGGAAGCCTTCCGAAGCCACAGTTATATCGCCCCTGTAGCGGTCGGCCAGATCTGCGGTTTCGGCGCCGACAGCTATCTTTTGGGGCTCAGAGCCCTTGCCAAACGGCTGGGAAAATAA
- a CDS encoding M24 family metallopeptidase, whose protein sequence is MIGNRIPAARECLKRFNADLLLVTNLSNIRYLTGFTGSEALLILSPEDGWFLTDSRYTSQAGAEVTGAKVIEFSSRMDGLVERLQELRPAKVAFEAGSTTVAFYQELCGKTPGIEYLPADAELAGLRTVKDAGELAILEQVAAIASEALLETVARLTPGMTEAEVAWMLEVAMREKGAEGKSFDFIVASGERGALPHGRASEKKLAAGELVTIDYGAIYRGYCSDETVTVCLGEPDAKQREVYDIVLAAQRAAMEAVHPGMSFKDLDAKARDLIAGKGYGAYFGHGLGHGVGIDIHEHPAASPRSKHVIEEGMVFTIEPGIYIPGWGGVRIEDTVVVEKNGCRPITRVPKDLMIV, encoded by the coding sequence ATGATAGGTAACAGAATCCCCGCGGCCCGAGAGTGCCTGAAACGGTTCAACGCCGATCTGTTGCTGGTGACAAACCTCAGCAACATCAGGTATCTAACCGGTTTTACCGGCAGCGAGGCGCTGCTCATTCTCTCTCCAGAAGACGGGTGGTTTCTCACCGATTCCCGTTACACCTCACAGGCGGGCGCCGAGGTCACGGGCGCAAAGGTCATCGAGTTCTCGAGCCGGATGGACGGGCTGGTCGAGCGGCTGCAAGAGCTTCGTCCGGCCAAGGTCGCCTTCGAGGCCGGCTCCACCACCGTCGCCTTCTACCAGGAACTCTGCGGCAAGACGCCGGGGATCGAATACCTTCCCGCCGACGCGGAGCTAGCCGGTCTGCGCACCGTCAAGGATGCCGGTGAATTGGCGATCCTGGAGCAGGTAGCCGCCATCGCCTCCGAAGCGCTCCTCGAGACGGTGGCGCGCCTGACGCCGGGCATGACCGAAGCCGAAGTCGCCTGGATGCTCGAAGTGGCGATGCGTGAAAAGGGGGCGGAAGGGAAATCCTTCGATTTCATCGTGGCCTCCGGCGAGCGCGGTGCACTGCCGCACGGTCGGGCCTCGGAGAAGAAACTTGCCGCGGGAGAACTGGTCACCATAGACTACGGTGCCATCTACAGGGGCTACTGCTCGGACGAGACGGTGACCGTTTGTCTGGGAGAACCCGACGCTAAGCAGCGCGAGGTGTACGATATCGTTCTGGCGGCCCAGCGGGCGGCCATGGAGGCGGTGCATCCCGGCATGAGTTTCAAGGACCTGGACGCCAAGGCGCGCGACCTCATCGCGGGCAAAGGGTACGGGGCCTATTTCGGTCACGGACTCGGGCACGGTGTCGGTATCGACATCCACGAACACCCGGCCGCATCGCCGCGCAGCAAGCACGTCATCGAGGAGGGGATGGTCTTCACCATCGAGCCGGGGATCTACATCCCGGGGTGGGGTGGGGTCCGTATCGAGGACACCGTGGTCGTCGAGAAGAACGGCTGCCGCCCGATCACCAGGGTCCCAAAGGACCTGATGATCGTCTGA
- the accB gene encoding acetyl-CoA carboxylase biotin carboxyl carrier protein produces MDIKDLKMLIKMVTETDITEFELENTDEKVVIKRGCAAPQFQMQAPVAYQYAPAAPVAPAAALAAPAAAPAAAPAAAEKEQGDVITSPIVGTFYRAPAPDAAPYVEVGQIVEKGQVLCIVEAMKLMNEIEAEFKCKIVKICKENAQPVEYGDALFVVEKL; encoded by the coding sequence GTGGATATAAAAGACCTGAAGATGCTGATCAAGATGGTAACGGAGACCGACATCACCGAGTTCGAGCTGGAGAACACCGACGAGAAGGTGGTCATAAAGAGAGGCTGCGCCGCTCCGCAGTTCCAGATGCAGGCGCCCGTCGCTTACCAGTATGCACCGGCCGCTCCTGTCGCTCCGGCCGCCGCCCTCGCAGCTCCGGCTGCCGCTCCCGCAGCAGCTCCGGCCGCTGCCGAGAAAGAGCAGGGCGACGTGATCACTTCCCCCATCGTCGGCACCTTCTACCGCGCTCCGGCTCCGGATGCCGCTCCCTACGTTGAAGTCGGCCAGATCGTCGAGAAGGGGCAGGTGCTCTGCATCGTCGAGGCGATGAAGCTCATGAACGAGATCGAGGCGGAGTTCAAGTGCAAGATCGTGAAGATCTGCAAGGAGAACGCCCAGCCGGTCGAGTACGGCGACGCCCTGTTCGTGGTGGAGAAGCTGTAA
- the accC gene encoding acetyl-CoA carboxylase biotin carboxylase subunit, which produces MFHKILIANRGEIALRIIRTCKEMGIKTVAVYSSADAESLHVKLADESVCIGPAPSLSSYLNINAIISAAELTDAEAIHPGYGFLSENPRFAEICEKCGITFIGPTAESMRIMGDKISARQAVIKVGVPILPGTKEGVNDVNEAIKVAKEIGFPVIIKATAGGGGRGMKIVHSPAALPNAFMTARSEAQTGFGNPEVYIERYCENPRHVEIQILADKHGNVIHLGERDCSIQRRHQKVIEEAPSTVTTPELRKKMGEAAVAAAKAVNYSSVGTMEFLVDKKNNFYFMEMNTRVQVEHPVTEMITGVDIVKEQIRSAYGEKLRYTQADIKIKGHAIECRINAEDSVKFTPCPGKITDHHTPGGLGVRVDSFVYTNYTVVPHYDSLIAKLIVHADTRDEAIKRMARALDEYIVDGIKTTIPFHKRIMANKDFIEGNIDTGFIERLVLE; this is translated from the coding sequence ATGTTCCATAAAATTCTTATCGCCAACCGGGGGGAGATCGCCCTCCGGATCATCAGGACCTGCAAGGAGATGGGGATCAAGACGGTCGCCGTCTACTCCTCTGCCGATGCCGAGTCGCTGCACGTAAAGCTCGCCGACGAGAGCGTCTGCATCGGACCGGCGCCGAGCCTCTCCAGTTACCTGAACATCAACGCCATCATCTCCGCGGCGGAGTTGACCGACGCCGAGGCGATCCACCCCGGCTACGGCTTCCTCTCCGAAAACCCGCGCTTCGCCGAGATCTGCGAGAAATGCGGCATCACCTTCATCGGCCCCACCGCCGAGAGCATGCGCATCATGGGCGACAAGATCTCCGCGCGTCAGGCCGTCATCAAGGTCGGCGTACCCATCCTCCCCGGCACCAAGGAGGGGGTGAACGACGTCAACGAGGCGATCAAAGTCGCCAAGGAGATTGGTTTCCCCGTCATCATTAAGGCGACGGCAGGGGGCGGCGGGCGCGGCATGAAGATCGTGCACTCCCCGGCGGCTCTTCCGAACGCCTTCATGACCGCAAGGTCCGAGGCGCAGACGGGCTTCGGCAACCCCGAGGTCTACATCGAGCGCTACTGCGAAAACCCTCGCCACGTCGAGATCCAGATCCTTGCCGACAAGCACGGCAACGTAATCCACCTGGGCGAGCGTGACTGCTCGATCCAGCGCCGTCACCAGAAGGTGATTGAGGAGGCCCCCTCCACCGTCACCACCCCCGAGCTCAGGAAAAAGATGGGCGAGGCTGCGGTTGCCGCTGCGAAGGCGGTCAACTACTCGAGTGTCGGCACCATGGAGTTCCTGGTAGACAAGAAAAACAACTTCTACTTCATGGAGATGAACACCCGCGTCCAGGTGGAGCATCCGGTCACCGAGATGATCACCGGCGTCGACATCGTGAAGGAGCAGATTCGCTCCGCATACGGTGAGAAGCTCCGCTACACCCAGGCCGACATCAAGATCAAGGGGCACGCCATCGAGTGCCGCATCAACGCCGAGGACTCTGTGAAGTTCACCCCGTGTCCCGGCAAGATCACCGACCACCACACCCCGGGCGGCCTCGGTGTCCGCGTCGACTCCTTCGTCTATACCAACTACACCGTCGTCCCGCACTACGACTCGCTCATCGCGAAGCTCATCGTGCATGCCGACACCAGAGACGAGGCGATCAAGCGTATGGCCCGCGCCCTCGACGAGTACATCGTCGACGGTATCAAGACCACCATCCCGTTCCACAAGCGGATCATGGCGAACAAGGACTTCATCGAAGGGAACATAGATACCGGTTTCATCGAAAGGCTGGTTCTGGAGTAA
- the gcvH gene encoding glycine cleavage system protein GcvH, with protein MDFPEELKYSKEHLWVRVEGDRAVIGITDYAQVELGNVTSVELPEPGDELEQDDSFGSIEARKTVADLYAPLSGTVIESNSELATAPEFVNDDPYDGGWLVVIEMADPEELNLLMSAELYEDTVSVSEE; from the coding sequence ATGGACTTTCCCGAAGAACTCAAATACAGCAAGGAACATCTCTGGGTGCGCGTCGAAGGTGACCGGGCCGTCATCGGCATAACCGATTATGCGCAGGTGGAGCTTGGCAACGTGACCTCGGTAGAGCTTCCGGAGCCGGGCGACGAACTGGAGCAGGACGACTCCTTCGGCTCCATCGAGGCGAGAAAAACGGTCGCCGACCTCTATGCACCGCTTTCCGGGACCGTGATCGAGTCCAACTCCGAGCTCGCCACCGCACCGGAATTCGTGAACGACGACCCTTATGACGGCGGTTGGCTTGTCGTCATCGAGATGGCCGACCCTGAGGAACTGAACCTCCTCATGTCCGCCGAGCTGTACGAGGACACCGTCTCAGTTTCAGAAGAATAA
- a CDS encoding menaquinone biosynthetic enzyme MqnA/MqnD family protein, producing MTINIGHIKYANCTPIFTALESHFDCSGYRFVDGVPAQLNAMLRAGGIDLSPSSSIEYAMAHEQYCLLPELSISAIGPVKSVFMFSRVPIEELDGAAIGLTAESDTSVNLLKVLLARKYGFNNSFERTTLPLAEALERFPGLLLIGDLALKGAASDSGFFCYDLGQLWHEFTGLPFVFALWIVRRDAAREKHAELKALARDLVAAKKLAYDSYAEIAAGSEERAWLSEEALVDYWLTISYELTEAHLEGARLFFRHAFEMGLIPSLPELRFLE from the coding sequence GTGACCATCAATATCGGACACATCAAGTACGCGAACTGTACCCCCATCTTCACCGCCCTCGAATCCCATTTCGACTGCAGCGGCTACCGTTTCGTCGACGGCGTCCCGGCGCAACTGAACGCCATGCTTAGGGCAGGTGGCATAGACTTAAGCCCTTCCTCGTCCATCGAATACGCCATGGCGCACGAGCAGTACTGCCTGCTGCCGGAGCTTTCCATCAGCGCCATCGGGCCGGTGAAGAGCGTCTTCATGTTCTCGCGCGTGCCGATCGAGGAGTTGGACGGCGCCGCCATCGGCCTCACCGCCGAATCGGATACCTCGGTGAACCTTCTGAAGGTGCTGCTCGCCCGCAAGTACGGCTTCAACAACAGCTTCGAACGCACCACGCTGCCGCTCGCCGAAGCCTTGGAGCGCTTCCCCGGCCTGCTCCTCATCGGCGACCTGGCGCTAAAAGGCGCCGCCTCCGATTCCGGCTTCTTCTGCTACGACTTGGGGCAGCTCTGGCACGAGTTTACTGGACTTCCCTTCGTGTTCGCCCTCTGGATCGTGCGGCGCGACGCGGCACGCGAAAAGCACGCGGAGCTTAAGGCGCTAGCCAGGGACCTGGTGGCCGCCAAAAAGCTCGCGTATGACAGCTACGCCGAGATAGCCGCGGGAAGCGAGGAGCGTGCCTGGCTCAGCGAGGAGGCTCTGGTTGATTACTGGCTGACCATCTCGTACGAGCTGACCGAGGCTCATCTGGAAGGGGCACGCCTTTTCTTCCGGCACGCCTTCGAGATGGGACTTATCCCGAGCCTGCCGGAGTTGCGTTTTCTGGAATAG
- a CDS encoding NUDIX domain-containing protein: MPFDYLACPACGAKVKQYRNPLPTVDVIVELPEGIVLIERKNEPLGWAIPGGFVDYGETLEHAAVREMQEEIGLALKEEQLRLLGCYSDPSRDKRSHNISTVYVATATGTPNAGDDAAAFGIFPIDTLPEPLCFDHARILSDYRRKKTAGEL, encoded by the coding sequence ATGCCTTTTGACTACCTCGCCTGCCCCGCGTGCGGGGCCAAGGTTAAACAGTACCGGAACCCTCTGCCGACCGTGGACGTGATCGTGGAACTCCCCGAAGGGATCGTGCTCATCGAGCGCAAGAACGAGCCCTTAGGTTGGGCCATCCCGGGCGGGTTTGTCGACTACGGCGAAACGCTGGAGCATGCGGCCGTACGGGAGATGCAGGAAGAGATCGGTCTCGCGCTGAAAGAAGAGCAGTTGCGGCTGCTGGGATGTTACTCGGACCCGTCCCGCGATAAGCGCAGCCACAACATCTCTACCGTGTACGTAGCCACGGCTACCGGCACCCCCAACGCAGGCGACGATGCGGCAGCATTCGGCATCTTCCCCATCGATACACTCCCCGAACCACTCTGCTTCGACCACGCACGGATCCTTTCCGACTATCGCAGAAAAAAAACGGCAGGAGAGTTATAG
- a CDS encoding PxxKW family cysteine-rich protein — MQCQTVLPGAECTFWGKQGCVFTEGSCQPIVENCEGCDRVVDSSIGKVCSAYPAPEKKWVGGICNFATHVKVEIKTDDAKINPLKASKKAAGAKKKK, encoded by the coding sequence ATGCAATGTCAAACCGTACTTCCTGGTGCAGAGTGCACTTTCTGGGGTAAACAGGGTTGTGTATTTACCGAAGGTTCCTGCCAGCCTATCGTGGAGAACTGCGAGGGTTGCGACAGGGTCGTCGATAGCTCCATCGGGAAGGTTTGCAGCGCATACCCGGCCCCCGAGAAGAAGTGGGTCGGCGGTATCTGCAACTTCGCTACCCACGTCAAGGTCGAGATCAAGACCGACGACGCCAAGATCAACCCGCTCAAAGCTTCCAAGAAAGCTGCAGGCGCCAAGAAGAAGAAGTAG